One genomic region from Candidatus Caldarchaeum subterraneum encodes:
- a CDS encoding thiosulfate sulfurtransferase (rhodanese domain-containing protein) — protein MTQKPVIPRIISPDTLLNNLDNYVVIDVRRLVEYRAGHIPRAYSCSFSHFIKLVGVALYPEDPDKISSLLAGTGVEKNTPIVIYDNFYGRHSCRVSYTLELLGFENISILNMTFDEYTSRRYPVSTETPPRIPNHRLELQYTEELLIDAKKIREIVAQKPRDTLLIDTRDTQDYGVSHIPRAINIPWHVLYKPGKLFDIESIKKAAYGKNIDDSKRLVFYCEEGTSSAFAMYGFRAAGFLNTHTYLPSYPDWLNML, from the coding sequence ATGACTCAGAAACCTGTTATCCCAAGAATCATATCCCCCGACACGCTCCTAAATAATTTAGACAACTATGTTGTAATAGACGTCAGGCGGCTTGTGGAATACAGGGCTGGACACATCCCACGAGCCTATTCATGCTCTTTCTCACATTTCATCAAGCTAGTCGGTGTAGCGCTTTACCCCGAAGACCCTGACAAGATATCCTCCCTTTTAGCAGGTACCGGTGTCGAGAAAAACACTCCAATCGTTATCTACGACAACTTCTACGGAAGACATAGCTGCAGAGTATCATATACGTTAGAACTTCTAGGTTTCGAAAACATCAGCATTCTGAATATGACCTTTGACGAATACACTAGTCGACGATATCCTGTATCTACCGAGACACCACCAAGAATACCAAATCATAGGCTCGAGCTACAATACACTGAGGAACTTTTGATAGATGCTAAAAAAATCAGGGAAATCGTGGCCCAGAAACCACGTGATACCCTGTTAATCGACACAAGAGACACGCAGGACTATGGAGTTTCACACATACCTAGAGCAATAAACATCCCATGGCATGTTCTATACAAGCCCGGAAAGCTCTTTGACATAGAGTCTATTAAGAAAGCCGCCTACGGTAAAAATATAGATGACTCCAAACGGTTGGTTTTTTATTGTGAGGAGGGAACGAGCTCGGCGTTCGCAATGTATGGCTTCAGGGCTGCTGGGTTTCTCAACACTCACACTTACTTGCCATCTTACCCTGACTGGCTGAACATGCTCTAG
- a CDS encoding molybdopterin biosynthesis protein MoeA yields MSTRRMTGFATLPTLSEALSLLFDKISATPPDVEKVSLEHSLGRYCAEDIFSPVDVPSFEKSAVDGYAVLAEDTFGASPNNPVYLVVKGVSHAGVRRMDVPKVSQGEAVEIYTGAPLPEGANAVLMAEYAKRIGENVLEVTRQVHPLQNVSRIGEDFRMNELVVASGTRIRSWHIGALASLNITTIPVYKKIRVGVLSTGSELVEPGTKPSEGQVINSSKPMLKASLEEHGAEPVDLGTVEDDSDLIAAKISEAVDVLDMLIITGGTSVGGKDVVPEAVKKAGDSDIIFHGVRIRPAKPTGAAVVKGKPVFMLSGYPVSAALGFMLFVKPLLERAYGSKASITCTVRGRLTRRVANPALTRTYVRVCVRRTPEGVLVEPLMLTGSGLLSTLTKADGILVVPEGVEGFEEGEEVEVEMLHD; encoded by the coding sequence ATGTCCACACGTAGAATGACAGGCTTCGCCACCCTGCCAACCCTCTCAGAGGCATTATCACTTCTTTTTGATAAGATATCAGCAACGCCTCCCGATGTCGAGAAAGTTTCTCTCGAACACAGCTTAGGAAGATATTGTGCGGAGGATATTTTTTCACCTGTTGATGTGCCGTCTTTTGAGAAGAGCGCGGTGGACGGCTACGCGGTGTTGGCTGAAGACACCTTTGGAGCGTCGCCGAACAACCCTGTGTATCTTGTCGTTAAGGGAGTGTCTCATGCGGGTGTCAGAAGAATGGATGTCCCAAAGGTCTCGCAGGGCGAAGCTGTGGAAATCTACACCGGCGCGCCTCTTCCAGAGGGGGCCAACGCTGTGTTGATGGCTGAATACGCTAAGAGAATTGGTGAAAATGTTTTGGAAGTTACTCGCCAAGTCCATCCATTACAAAATGTTTCGAGAATTGGTGAAGATTTTAGAATGAATGAGCTGGTTGTTGCAAGTGGGACACGGATAAGGTCATGGCACATAGGCGCACTAGCTTCCCTCAACATAACAACCATACCTGTTTACAAGAAGATACGTGTAGGCGTGCTGAGCACGGGGAGCGAACTTGTCGAACCCGGCACCAAGCCCAGCGAGGGCCAGGTCATAAACAGCTCCAAACCAATGCTGAAAGCATCGCTCGAGGAACACGGGGCAGAACCCGTGGATTTGGGCACTGTAGAAGATGACTCGGACCTCATAGCTGCCAAGATTTCCGAGGCAGTTGATGTGTTAGACATGCTTATTATAACGGGTGGCACAAGCGTCGGCGGAAAAGATGTCGTGCCAGAGGCTGTGAAAAAAGCCGGCGACTCGGATATCATTTTCCACGGAGTCAGGATAAGACCAGCCAAGCCCACAGGCGCCGCAGTCGTCAAAGGTAAACCAGTCTTCATGCTCTCGGGATATCCTGTATCGGCCGCGTTGGGTTTTATGCTGTTCGTCAAGCCTCTGCTGGAGAGGGCCTACGGTAGTAAAGCCTCCATAACTTGCACCGTTAGAGGCAGGTTGACTAGACGCGTCGCCAACCCCGCCTTAACAAGGACATATGTCCGTGTTTGTGTTAGGAGAACTCCGGAGGGGGTTCTGGTTGAGCCCTTGATGCTCACTGGCTCAGGTCTCCTATCTACGTTGACCAAGGCTGATGGAATACTGGTTGTGCCCGAGGGGGTTGAAGGGTTTGAAGAGGGGGAAGAGGTTGAGGTGGAGATGCTTCATGACTAA
- a CDS encoding ATPase, with the protein MLSSIEREAVCSVCRGGKAVYYRVYSGERLCRTCFVKTFEKRVIRTIGRYKLFRPDDKIAVAVSGGKDSLSLLYVLKKIEKRFPRAGLVAVTVDEGIEGYRDEALEYVEEVTRMLEVPLYKTSFEEAFGKSLSEIVASKQFRSSGLAACSVCGPLRRRAINIAAKRAGATVIATAHTLDDVVQTYFLKTFRGELGTSEIGLRLEGPFIPRVAPFRLTPEREVVFYAYLHNIPFQSQVCPNAATSMRNMIRRFLAEFDERYPGSLFAALRSFEKTTTLGKKMQRVCSYCGEPSSRELCRVCELTQTLIH; encoded by the coding sequence TTGTTGTCAAGCATTGAGAGAGAGGCTGTATGCAGCGTCTGCCGCGGCGGCAAGGCTGTCTACTATAGGGTGTATTCGGGGGAGAGGCTTTGCAGAACCTGTTTTGTCAAGACTTTTGAGAAGAGGGTTATCCGAACGATTGGACGCTACAAACTGTTTAGGCCCGATGATAAAATTGCTGTGGCCGTCTCCGGTGGCAAAGACAGTCTTTCTCTTCTCTATGTCTTGAAAAAGATTGAGAAGAGGTTTCCACGTGCCGGGTTGGTGGCGGTCACGGTTGACGAGGGGATAGAGGGCTACCGTGACGAGGCTTTGGAGTATGTCGAGGAGGTGACACGGATGCTGGAGGTGCCTCTTTACAAGACAAGCTTTGAGGAGGCGTTTGGAAAAAGCTTGTCCGAAATAGTTGCCTCTAAACAGTTCAGGTCTAGTGGGTTGGCTGCGTGCAGTGTCTGCGGCCCGTTGAGGAGACGGGCGATAAACATAGCCGCCAAGAGGGCGGGAGCAACTGTGATAGCCACCGCACACACTTTGGACGATGTTGTTCAAACCTATTTTCTCAAGACGTTTAGGGGCGAGCTTGGCACATCGGAGATTGGGCTTAGGCTCGAGGGGCCTTTCATACCGCGTGTAGCGCCCTTCAGGCTCACACCTGAGCGGGAGGTGGTTTTCTACGCCTACCTCCACAACATACCTTTCCAGAGCCAAGTCTGCCCAAACGCAGCGACCAGCATGCGGAACATGATACGCAGGTTTCTCGCAGAGTTTGATGAGAGATATCCGGGGTCGCTCTTCGCAGCGCTCAGAAGCTTCGAAAAAACCACGACACTTGGAAAGAAGATGCAGCGGGTCTGCAGCTACTGTGGTGAGCCGAGTAGTAGAGAGCTTTGCCGCGTCTGTGAGCTAACGCAGACCCTCATACACTGA
- a CDS encoding FdhD/NarQ family/nitrate assimilation protein, translating to MRLDTGEAVVDEVALEFPINIYVNEKHFVTVFATPHELKEMVVGHLLGHGVVDDVEHVGDVEIDGLDVLVNVNIDNGELEKRLERYKTFKHIMTSCGSVEDYLRAFDNNTKPRINSDFRIGVDKLRNVMAEFGRYSKRAVSVHTAGIYSDTEGQLVSLAMDVSRHVTVDKVIGKAALHRIDFTRCLLLTTGRQASDMVLKAARVGIPITVSLRGPIFSGVYAALKAGVTMASVVRGKGLTVYSYPERITGAVLRIATG from the coding sequence GTGCGCCTTGACACCGGAGAAGCGGTGGTTGATGAGGTTGCTCTAGAGTTTCCAATAAACATATACGTTAACGAGAAGCATTTTGTCACGGTTTTTGCGACGCCACATGAGCTGAAGGAGATGGTTGTGGGCCATCTCCTCGGCCATGGTGTTGTAGATGATGTGGAGCATGTCGGTGATGTTGAGATTGATGGTCTCGACGTACTAGTCAACGTCAACATAGACAACGGAGAGCTGGAGAAACGTCTCGAGAGATATAAAACATTTAAACACATAATGACCTCATGCGGCTCGGTCGAAGACTATCTCAGAGCCTTCGACAATAACACAAAACCCAGGATAAACAGCGACTTTAGAATAGGAGTGGACAAGCTTAGGAACGTGATGGCTGAATTCGGCAGATACTCTAAACGCGCTGTCTCGGTTCATACGGCAGGCATATATTCAGACACCGAAGGGCAGCTTGTAAGCCTAGCGATGGATGTGAGCCGCCACGTGACCGTTGACAAGGTTATCGGTAAAGCAGCACTTCACCGCATCGATTTCACTAGATGCTTGCTTTTGACAACGGGGCGTCAGGCGTCGGACATGGTGTTAAAAGCCGCTCGGGTCGGAATACCTATTACCGTCTCGCTGCGTGGCCCTATTTTCTCTGGTGTTTATGCAGCGTTGAAGGCAGGTGTAACGATGGCCAGCGTCGTAAGGGGAAAAGGCTTGACGGTGTACTCCTACCCTGAGAGAATAACCGGAGCCGTTCTCAGAATAGCCACGGGGTGA
- a CDS encoding metalloprotease has protein sequence MLYRVIARRKGTGAEDASSISVTLYPLFLIVKSRSISKPLDILAQKLPRFWDAVSRAAVATGFGLMALAIYILSSNLSTYLFRPEQVGGQNIVIPLIIGVTIRLENLPYLFLAFAIVLITHEGLHGIAARREGLPVKSAGIFMIFVVPGGFVEPDEEAFKSASPGARMRVAAVGSFANIAVGLLALMLMFGAFVPQELGLIALQVEPNSRIKVNDIIVSVDDVPVNRGTLGTSIIIKETIRIKTLTNEYVFDTNPDVRGREFTLGSVLRGLGVTQVDTFFPSRITWLDPFSAYNFYRALYWLQLVSIGVAVFNMLPIYMLDGSLVLRAVLEKFVKEGRHAKVIINTVALLCIGLVVANISFTYATFGFFQI, from the coding sequence TTGTTGTACAGAGTTATTGCACGGCGGAAGGGGACAGGTGCTGAGGATGCGTCAAGCATCTCCGTAACACTTTACCCGCTTTTCCTGATTGTCAAAAGCCGCAGCATCTCCAAGCCTCTCGATATATTGGCTCAGAAGCTGCCGAGGTTCTGGGACGCTGTGTCACGGGCGGCGGTGGCAACGGGCTTCGGCTTGATGGCTCTCGCAATCTACATACTCTCATCAAACCTATCAACATATCTCTTCAGACCTGAGCAAGTCGGCGGACAAAACATCGTGATCCCCCTGATAATCGGCGTAACAATCCGTCTCGAGAACCTGCCCTACCTGTTTCTCGCTTTCGCGATAGTTTTGATAACGCATGAAGGGCTGCACGGTATAGCGGCAAGGCGAGAAGGCTTGCCCGTGAAATCCGCCGGCATATTCATGATTTTCGTTGTGCCGGGGGGCTTTGTTGAACCAGATGAGGAGGCTTTCAAATCCGCCAGCCCCGGAGCACGTATGAGGGTGGCCGCGGTAGGCTCCTTTGCAAACATCGCCGTAGGGCTGCTGGCACTCATGCTGATGTTCGGGGCCTTCGTGCCTCAGGAATTAGGGTTAATCGCTCTCCAGGTTGAGCCTAACTCCCGCATCAAGGTCAACGACATAATCGTCTCAGTCGACGATGTTCCAGTCAACCGCGGCACCCTCGGCACATCGATAATAATCAAAGAAACCATCCGGATAAAAACCCTGACAAATGAATATGTTTTCGACACCAACCCAGATGTAAGAGGTAGAGAGTTCACCCTCGGAAGTGTGCTGAGAGGCCTCGGGGTCACACAGGTCGACACATTTTTCCCATCACGCATCACATGGCTGGACCCGTTCTCCGCCTACAACTTCTATAGAGCACTTTACTGGCTGCAGCTTGTCTCGATAGGGGTCGCGGTCTTCAACATGCTACCCATCTACATGCTTGACGGCAGCCTTGTCCTCCGAGCGGTTTTGGAGAAATTTGTGAAAGAGGGTAGACATGCAAAAGTAATAATCAACACGGTTGCGCTCCTATGTATAGGACTCGTTGTAGCCAACATATCCTTCACCTACGCGACCTTCGGTTTCTTCCAGATATAG
- a CDS encoding hypothetical protein (formate dehydrogenase formation protein FdhE) has protein sequence MEVLKFVDVLLEIRRELDTKIDLKRLTKEGFEKRVSLSVSKGGRPLLDEEVLNTLDYGYYAEALVMVLEALRERVPMDGEITRLIGDLQADPLLSRRLMEQCLGIAGDRVVDVEDEVLVHILFTPLRRLLNIINQVNSKLDSPVPVRSCLTCGRNYILGVYRGGFRYMVCSACGHVARVDFFYCPTCGNTDPNLLSFKKMLDEPYFQIEICRRCGAYYKMVNEDMVGTVSDDPLLLDLATIDLDNIANSSRKISL, from the coding sequence ATGGAGGTTCTCAAGTTTGTAGACGTGCTTCTCGAGATTCGGCGAGAATTAGATACGAAAATCGACCTAAAGCGCCTGACTAAGGAAGGTTTCGAGAAACGTGTCTCATTGTCTGTCAGTAAGGGTGGTCGCCCTCTCCTTGATGAGGAGGTGCTCAACACTCTTGATTACGGTTACTATGCGGAGGCCCTTGTCATGGTGTTGGAGGCGCTTAGGGAAAGAGTGCCCATGGATGGGGAAATAACACGGCTGATAGGGGACTTGCAGGCTGACCCGTTGTTAAGCAGGAGGTTGATGGAGCAGTGTCTGGGGATTGCCGGCGACCGGGTTGTGGATGTGGAGGATGAAGTATTGGTTCACATCTTGTTCACGCCGCTACGTCGTCTACTAAACATCATTAACCAGGTTAATTCAAAGTTAGACTCGCCCGTTCCTGTGAGGTCCTGTTTGACCTGCGGTAGGAACTATATTTTGGGTGTTTATAGGGGTGGATTCCGCTACATGGTTTGTTCTGCGTGCGGCCACGTTGCAAGAGTCGACTTTTTCTACTGTCCAACATGCGGAAACACAGACCCCAACCTACTAAGCTTCAAAAAAATGCTTGATGAACCTTATTTCCAGATAGAGATTTGTCGCCGATGCGGGGCCTACTATAAAATGGTTAACGAAGACATGGTGGGAACGGTGTCAGACGACCCTCTTCTCCTAGATTTGGCTACCATAGACCTTGACAACATAGCCAACTCCAGTAGAAAAATATCCCTCTAA
- a CDS encoding formate dehydrogenase alpha subunit: protein MAVEVTIKRRDLLKVATTATTALTTLSLTGISIKSARALPPPKTKLLEGQKIPSVCPYCAVGCTVVGTVVDGRVVDIAPDLEAPHTEGTLCSKGQASIMLLPQFNPYRLRRPLMRTNPKKGENEDPMWREITWEEAFNIIIQKYEQIYKEWEQKKGWLDSKGNYLIPGGRNLDDPDKAYTIHPRALPIARIATDYLSNEEAYLGRKLAMLMGTNNCDIEARRCHSTTVAGLADVYGFGAMTNSAVDFQNAKVTINIGSNHAEQHPEAFKFTSKSIEKGGKLIVFDPRFGRTASKAHYFAWFRPGTEAAIVLGIMNYAIKNRLYDKTFLQERTDMPLHFETREFLEDWETNPNSIFSKFKEHVSRFTPQEVERITGVPANKFIQMAQVYTDPANRPGQFVWCIGATQHTCGTQIIRLFGQLQLLLGNVGQPGGGANVLRGITNVQGSNDMNHLMHIWLGYRRVPGALGERERLPGGAEADIRRYQKYKNLVKEGKTAQEIAQALNIAWVGDLRHYASWREAEMNWGIFIGTYPEDDPDNGVVISDVPVEPGLTTIEYFREMEAGRIKFMILQGMNPVVSVGNASQVIRGLSSPNAFVVVMDLFLSETAHFADIVLPAASKYENSGSVTNTGHMIQWRHKLQDNSRVVDPYDPQKRTFVDIKDDLWFIDQLFKRLRRKGLIVLPSERFAKEKGIPITELRKLSNGKNVDELWDYRHPNKRNKPSIEDLETPPEAFEVSKEIDKTVRLYRGIVGPNGENRMAQRDKTFMDDYTQRFQIYKYWGWAWPDNQRNLYDLKEPRDPRGLRALGFNFFKPNNRATFWSSFYARRDRGFAGYYEPAESPDKELVKQYPPLVADHPYFKELGITPPKGVHPGNRSEAGLVIGTVEEGFNIILTSFRLTEHQHTGILTRTIPWLAEMMPELFVEMSPSLANQLGVKTGDRVKIVSKRNINDPVIAKVMVTNRVRPLVINGKLFEIIAMPWAYGFQKPLGRPNSITNKLFPDAMDEETGMPETKIALVRVEKA, encoded by the coding sequence ATGGCTGTAGAAGTCACAATCAAGAGAAGAGATCTTCTCAAGGTTGCCACCACCGCGACCACTGCTTTGACCACGTTGTCTCTTACGGGTATAAGCATCAAGTCGGCCAGGGCTCTTCCACCGCCGAAGACCAAGCTTCTCGAGGGTCAAAAGATTCCCAGCGTCTGCCCGTATTGCGCGGTAGGCTGCACAGTGGTAGGCACAGTAGTCGATGGACGTGTGGTTGACATAGCTCCTGACCTAGAAGCCCCACACACAGAGGGAACACTCTGCTCGAAAGGCCAAGCATCCATTATGCTGCTTCCGCAGTTTAACCCATATAGGCTGCGAAGACCTTTAATGAGAACAAACCCAAAGAAGGGTGAGAACGAGGACCCGATGTGGCGGGAGATAACGTGGGAAGAGGCCTTCAACATCATTATACAGAAGTATGAGCAGATTTACAAAGAATGGGAACAGAAGAAAGGATGGCTTGACTCCAAAGGGAACTACCTCATACCTGGTGGAAGAAACCTAGACGACCCTGACAAGGCCTATACGATTCATCCTAGAGCGCTGCCCATTGCGCGAATAGCGACAGACTATCTCAGTAACGAGGAGGCATACCTGGGCCGCAAGCTAGCGATGCTGATGGGCACAAACAACTGCGACATCGAGGCGAGGAGGTGCCATTCGACAACTGTCGCAGGACTAGCGGATGTCTACGGGTTCGGAGCAATGACCAATTCCGCGGTCGACTTTCAAAACGCCAAAGTCACGATCAACATAGGCTCCAATCATGCTGAACAGCATCCAGAGGCGTTTAAATTTACATCCAAATCAATCGAAAAAGGCGGAAAACTTATCGTCTTTGACCCACGGTTTGGAAGAACCGCCTCCAAAGCCCATTACTTCGCATGGTTCAGACCGGGAACAGAGGCCGCGATAGTTCTTGGAATAATGAACTACGCCATCAAGAATCGTCTCTATGACAAGACATTCCTACAAGAGAGAACAGATATGCCGCTACATTTCGAAACTCGCGAGTTTCTCGAAGATTGGGAAACGAACCCCAATTCGATTTTCTCCAAATTCAAGGAGCATGTGAGCCGATTTACACCGCAGGAGGTTGAGAGGATTACGGGTGTTCCAGCAAACAAGTTTATCCAGATGGCTCAGGTATACACTGATCCCGCCAACAGACCAGGGCAGTTTGTGTGGTGCATTGGGGCGACGCAGCATACATGCGGAACACAAATAATCCGGCTGTTTGGTCAGCTGCAGCTCCTTCTGGGGAACGTTGGGCAGCCTGGCGGCGGAGCAAATGTCCTCCGAGGAATAACGAACGTGCAGGGCTCAAATGACATGAACCATCTGATGCACATCTGGCTAGGCTACAGACGTGTTCCAGGAGCACTTGGGGAGAGGGAAAGGCTCCCGGGAGGAGCTGAAGCAGATATCAGACGTTACCAGAAATACAAAAACCTTGTCAAGGAGGGAAAAACGGCGCAGGAGATTGCTCAGGCCCTAAACATCGCATGGGTAGGGGATCTCCGTCACTACGCTTCATGGCGGGAGGCTGAGATGAACTGGGGAATATTCATAGGCACTTATCCAGAGGATGATCCAGACAATGGTGTAGTAATTTCCGATGTGCCTGTCGAGCCCGGTCTCACCACCATAGAGTACTTCAGGGAGATGGAGGCCGGTCGGATTAAGTTCATGATATTGCAGGGAATGAATCCTGTCGTCTCCGTTGGCAACGCAAGCCAAGTCATAAGAGGCCTCAGCTCACCTAATGCCTTCGTGGTAGTGATGGACCTGTTCCTATCAGAGACAGCTCACTTCGCCGACATAGTTCTGCCAGCTGCCAGCAAGTACGAGAACAGTGGAAGCGTAACCAACACGGGCCACATGATACAGTGGCGGCACAAACTGCAGGACAACAGCCGCGTTGTCGACCCATACGACCCCCAGAAGAGAACTTTTGTAGATATCAAGGATGACCTATGGTTTATCGACCAGCTCTTCAAACGGCTTAGAAGGAAAGGACTTATAGTTCTGCCTTCGGAGAGGTTTGCCAAGGAGAAAGGAATCCCCATAACAGAGCTCCGTAAACTTAGCAATGGGAAGAACGTGGACGAACTCTGGGACTATAGGCATCCCAACAAACGCAATAAGCCAAGCATAGAAGACCTCGAAACACCTCCTGAGGCTTTTGAAGTCTCGAAAGAGATAGACAAAACGGTTAGATTGTATAGAGGGATTGTGGGGCCAAACGGCGAGAACAGAATGGCGCAACGTGACAAAACATTCATGGACGACTATACACAGCGCTTCCAGATATACAAGTACTGGGGATGGGCCTGGCCCGACAACCAGCGCAACCTCTACGACCTGAAAGAGCCAAGAGACCCGAGAGGCCTTAGGGCTCTGGGCTTCAACTTCTTTAAGCCAAACAACAGAGCAACCTTCTGGTCATCATTTTACGCCAGAAGAGACAGAGGATTCGCCGGATACTATGAGCCGGCGGAATCGCCTGACAAAGAGCTTGTCAAACAGTACCCACCCCTAGTGGCCGACCACCCATACTTCAAAGAGCTGGGAATAACTCCGCCAAAAGGGGTACACCCGGGCAACAGGTCTGAGGCAGGGCTGGTAATAGGGACAGTCGAAGAAGGCTTTAACATAATTTTGACATCATTCCGACTAACTGAGCATCAGCATACAGGGATTCTGACCCGTACCATCCCATGGCTGGCCGAGATGATGCCCGAGCTCTTCGTCGAGATGAGCCCCTCGCTAGCAAATCAACTCGGCGTCAAGACAGGAGACCGTGTCAAGATCGTTTCAAAACGGAATATCAACGACCCAGTCATCGCTAAAGTGATGGTGACAAACAGGGTTAGGCCACTTGTTATCAACGGCAAGCTCTTTGAAATAATTGCCATGCCTTGGGCCTACGGGTTCCAGAAACCGCTTGGACGCCCCAACTCGATAACCAACAAACTTTTCCCAGACGCGATGGACGAGGAGACGGGAATGCCTGAGACAAAAATCGCCCTTGTCAGGGTGGAGAAAGCATGA
- a CDS encoding molybdopterin biosynthesis protein MoeA, giving the protein MAIVFHSLVSIDEALELIDKALNGLKPLGVERVSLDRALGRVLAEDVLAKVSYPPFDRSTVDGYAVKASDTYTATEENPANLKIVGYAGVGAPFIGEVKEGECVEIATGAPVPRGANAVAMVEFTKRLDTDRVMVFRPVAPNENIAQAGSDISVGDTVLRRGALISPREIAVLASVGVKEVMVYRQVSVAVFSTGNEVTAVGEPLELGKIYDVNGPTLTAMLNELGARAVFRGIIPDDYDTMLREVREMIRLGYDMVITSGSTSAGFGDMIYKVFGEISNGNVLVHGLKVKPGKPTVVAVAGKNLLIGLPGFPLSAMMVFLKLVKPVVEALGGMRPRRAGSVKAKMAYRIEAGKGKLELIPVQIVNSDAENIAYPLIGQSGSTHLLSIADGILEAPENREFFQEGEEVEITLLSEKIRPAQLVIIGSHCPGIDLLLSSIDETETKVINVGSTAGWNAVKRGEADIAGTHLLDQKTREYNVFMLDRLGLRGKAVLVRGYARRIGFVTRKDNPIKITSFRDLVEKNVSFVNRIKGSGVRTFIDIMLSEIGVTSPYKEIRGYDYEVRTHTGVAAAVKFGRADVGVTLESVAKQYDLDFTPLGEEIFDFAVPVKSLEKKTVRKFIDKLSDKSFQAQIESTLHGYRILPDTGKIISE; this is encoded by the coding sequence GTGGCCATTGTTTTCCACAGCCTCGTAAGCATCGACGAGGCGCTGGAGCTGATTGACAAGGCTTTGAATGGGCTAAAGCCTCTTGGTGTTGAACGGGTATCCCTGGATAGGGCCCTTGGACGAGTTCTCGCCGAAGATGTTCTCGCAAAAGTGTCATACCCGCCTTTCGACAGGTCAACGGTAGACGGATACGCGGTCAAAGCATCCGACACCTACACCGCTACAGAAGAAAACCCTGCCAACTTGAAGATAGTGGGCTACGCGGGTGTAGGCGCCCCGTTCATTGGTGAGGTGAAAGAAGGCGAATGTGTAGAGATAGCTACGGGAGCCCCTGTTCCACGTGGAGCAAACGCGGTGGCAATGGTTGAGTTCACTAAAAGACTCGACACTGATAGAGTCATGGTTTTCAGACCCGTGGCCCCAAATGAGAACATAGCTCAAGCAGGCTCCGACATCTCGGTCGGCGACACCGTGCTGAGGAGAGGTGCGTTGATTTCTCCGAGGGAAATAGCTGTTCTCGCATCAGTGGGAGTCAAAGAGGTGATGGTCTATCGACAGGTATCCGTCGCCGTATTCTCGACAGGCAACGAAGTCACAGCAGTGGGGGAGCCACTTGAACTCGGCAAAATATACGACGTCAACGGCCCCACTTTGACAGCCATGTTAAATGAATTAGGTGCAAGAGCCGTCTTCAGAGGCATAATTCCCGACGACTATGACACCATGCTCAGAGAGGTGAGGGAAATGATTAGGCTCGGCTACGACATGGTCATCACTTCGGGAAGCACGTCAGCAGGGTTCGGAGACATGATTTACAAAGTCTTCGGAGAAATAAGCAATGGAAATGTTCTCGTTCATGGGTTGAAGGTCAAGCCAGGGAAGCCGACAGTCGTCGCCGTCGCGGGCAAGAATCTATTGATAGGGTTGCCGGGGTTCCCCTTGTCCGCCATGATGGTTTTCCTTAAACTGGTCAAGCCGGTTGTAGAGGCCCTTGGGGGAATGAGGCCGAGGAGAGCCGGCTCGGTTAAGGCGAAAATGGCTTACAGAATTGAGGCTGGCAAGGGAAAGCTCGAACTCATCCCTGTCCAAATTGTCAACAGCGACGCCGAAAACATCGCCTACCCGCTTATAGGACAATCAGGCTCAACACATCTTCTCTCGATAGCGGACGGAATCCTCGAGGCCCCCGAAAACAGGGAATTCTTCCAAGAGGGTGAAGAAGTTGAGATAACCCTTTTGTCCGAGAAAATAAGACCCGCACAGCTCGTGATTATAGGAAGCCACTGCCCCGGCATAGACCTCCTCCTATCATCCATAGATGAGACGGAGACTAAGGTGATTAACGTCGGCTCAACAGCAGGCTGGAACGCGGTCAAACGCGGCGAAGCAGACATAGCGGGAACACATCTACTGGACCAGAAAACCCGTGAATACAACGTCTTCATGCTCGATAGACTCGGGCTGCGTGGAAAAGCTGTGCTGGTCAGAGGATATGCAAGGAGGATAGGCTTCGTAACCAGAAAAGACAACCCAATTAAGATAACCTCGTTCAGAGACCTTGTGGAGAAAAATGTTTCGTTTGTGAATAGGATAAAAGGCTCCGGCGTGAGAACATTCATCGATATAATGCTGTCCGAGATAGGTGTGACCTCTCCATACAAGGAGATACGTGGATACGATTACGAAGTCAGGACACATACAGGAGTAGCTGCAGCTGTCAAGTTTGGAAGAGCCGACGTTGGAGTCACTCTCGAATCCGTAGCAAAACAATATGACCTAGATTTCACCCCGCTTGGAGAAGAAATTTTCGACTTCGCTGTACCCGTAAAAAGCTTAGAGAAAAAGACCGTAAGAAAATTCATCGACAAACTTTCAGACAAGTCTTTCCAGGCTCAGATTGAATCGACACTACATGGCTACCGCATTCTCCCTGACACTGGAAAGATAATCTCAGAATGA